A region of Terriglobales bacterium DNA encodes the following proteins:
- a CDS encoding amidase gives MSSLTRLSAAAMAQQVRERKISPIELVEAHLARIERLNPQLNAFVSVDAQGARRAAREAEQAVVRGEKLGPLHGVPVSIKSSIDVAGLRCETGTRIRAGNMPQQDAPLVKRLKAAGAIVLGNTNVPEFLMAWETDNLLHGRTNNPWDAERTPGGSSGGEAAAIAAGLSAGGVGSDGGGSIRVPAHFSGICGLKPTPGRVPATGHFPESLGPFAPLGVVGPMARTIADVRLLFEAMAGANWGDTSAAPVPLRHVGEDGVRKLRVGFFEDDGLVPVTAETRAAVRAAADALVQQGFDVAPFCPDVLPQARRPWWVMFGRCGAMVLGPMLAGRERDQHPIIKELLALIGEETPLTAPDLLNAWLERDVLRLRLLAQMQQFPVLLCPVCAIPAFRHGERRWTVDGAMVEYLGRERDAFSYAEYFNVLGNPAAVVPVSRSADGLPIGVQVVGRPWEEEETLAVAAAIDRAFGFQGPAMFHQD, from the coding sequence ATGTCCAGCCTGACCCGTTTGTCCGCCGCCGCTATGGCGCAACAGGTGCGTGAACGGAAGATATCGCCGATCGAACTGGTGGAGGCGCACCTGGCACGCATCGAGCGGCTGAATCCGCAGTTGAATGCGTTCGTTTCGGTGGACGCCCAAGGGGCGCGCCGGGCGGCGCGCGAAGCGGAACAGGCGGTGGTGCGCGGAGAGAAGCTGGGGCCGCTGCACGGCGTTCCAGTCAGCATCAAGAGCTCGATCGACGTTGCCGGGCTGCGCTGCGAGACCGGGACAAGGATCCGCGCCGGCAACATGCCGCAGCAGGATGCGCCGCTGGTCAAGCGCCTGAAGGCGGCAGGAGCCATCGTGCTGGGCAACACCAACGTCCCCGAGTTCCTGATGGCGTGGGAGACGGACAATCTGCTCCATGGGCGGACGAACAACCCTTGGGACGCAGAACGCACACCCGGCGGTTCCAGCGGAGGCGAGGCTGCGGCCATCGCCGCTGGACTTTCAGCCGGCGGTGTAGGCTCGGACGGGGGCGGCTCCATTCGTGTGCCGGCGCACTTCAGCGGCATCTGCGGACTGAAGCCGACGCCCGGACGGGTGCCGGCCACGGGTCACTTCCCGGAGTCGCTGGGGCCCTTTGCGCCGCTGGGGGTGGTGGGACCGATGGCGCGGACGATTGCGGATGTCCGGCTGCTGTTCGAGGCCATGGCGGGGGCGAACTGGGGCGACACCAGCGCCGCACCCGTGCCGTTGCGACACGTCGGCGAGGATGGGGTCCGCAAGCTGCGCGTGGGCTTCTTCGAGGACGATGGCCTCGTCCCGGTGACAGCCGAGACGCGAGCGGCGGTCAGGGCGGCGGCCGATGCGCTAGTTCAGCAAGGATTCGACGTCGCCCCCTTCTGTCCGGACGTCCTGCCACAGGCGCGCCGGCCGTGGTGGGTGATGTTCGGACGCTGCGGCGCAATGGTGCTCGGGCCGATGCTCGCCGGGCGCGAACGCGACCAGCACCCCATCATCAAGGAGTTGCTGGCGCTGATCGGCGAGGAGACCCCGCTCACCGCCCCTGACCTGCTGAACGCCTGGCTGGAGCGCGACGTGCTGCGATTGCGGTTATTGGCGCAAATGCAGCAGTTCCCGGTGCTGCTGTGCCCGGTGTGCGCCATCCCGGCCTTCCGCCATGGCGAACGGCGCTGGACGGTGGATGGAGCCATGGTGGAGTATCTCGGACGCGAGCGCGATGCCTTTTCCTATGCGGAATACTTCAACGTGCTGGGGAACCCGGCCGCGGTGGTTCCCGTGAGTCGCTCCGCCGACGGACTGCCGATCGGGGTGCAGGTAGTGGGAAGGCCGTGGGAAGAGGAAGAGACACTGGCCGTGGCCGCGGCGATTGATCGAGCCTTCGGCTTCCAGGGACCGGCGATGTTCCACCAGGATTGA
- a CDS encoding trimethylamine methyltransferase family protein — translation MRPRLELLEPALVERVLDEAFQLLCAPGVRVQSAAACELLSAHGARVADGVARIPEELAHRSVSSAPREFWLHDRTGKPSIHYGGDAVHFAPGSSCLHVLDAETFEHRPAISADLVRLVQVAESLPQYAAQSTAVVCDDVPETIKDFYRLFLVLWHSEKPVVTGAFGLENLPFMIDMLAAEAGGQQGLRAKPRAVFDVCPSPPLTWSEFAGQSLVELARTGVPAEIVAMPVAGAAAPVTLAGSVAQHAAECLSGIVIHQLAQPGAPVVWGGAPSILDMRTATTPMGAVETAMLNAACAQVGKYLGLPTHGYLVGGDSKIADAQAGMESGMAAVLAALAGINMVSGAGMLDFLACHSAEKLVMDAEAIGSALRLVQGIEAHGASLAVEMFRAAEHQTDFLKLPETRRLFRSEQFLPSPVTDRESLSAWVESGGKDMLARSRERVRDLVADYTRPAIPGDVEKDLLAIVRERAASAGLHTLPGI, via the coding sequence ATGCGACCGCGACTTGAGCTGCTCGAACCCGCCCTGGTAGAGCGCGTGCTGGATGAGGCCTTCCAGCTCCTGTGCGCTCCAGGCGTTCGCGTGCAGAGTGCTGCGGCTTGCGAACTGCTCTCGGCTCATGGCGCGCGCGTGGCGGACGGCGTGGCCCGGATTCCCGAAGAGCTGGCGCACCGGTCGGTTTCGTCGGCGCCGCGGGAGTTCTGGCTTCACGACCGTACGGGGAAGCCAAGCATCCACTATGGGGGCGACGCGGTGCATTTCGCTCCCGGTTCTTCGTGCCTGCATGTGCTGGACGCGGAGACGTTCGAGCACCGGCCGGCAATCTCTGCCGATCTGGTGCGATTGGTGCAGGTGGCCGAGTCGCTGCCGCAGTACGCGGCGCAGTCGACGGCGGTGGTGTGCGACGATGTGCCCGAAACGATCAAGGACTTCTACCGGTTGTTCCTGGTGCTGTGGCACTCGGAGAAGCCCGTGGTCACTGGCGCTTTCGGGTTGGAGAACCTGCCGTTCATGATTGACATGCTGGCCGCCGAAGCAGGCGGTCAGCAAGGCCTGCGCGCGAAGCCGCGGGCAGTGTTCGATGTTTGTCCTTCACCGCCCTTGACGTGGTCGGAGTTCGCCGGCCAGAGCCTGGTGGAGCTTGCACGCACCGGCGTACCGGCGGAGATCGTGGCGATGCCGGTGGCGGGCGCTGCGGCTCCGGTGACGCTCGCCGGGTCGGTGGCTCAGCATGCGGCTGAATGCCTGAGCGGAATCGTCATCCATCAACTGGCGCAGCCGGGAGCGCCGGTGGTATGGGGCGGGGCGCCATCCATCCTCGACATGCGCACGGCCACCACACCCATGGGCGCCGTAGAGACCGCCATGTTGAACGCCGCGTGCGCGCAGGTGGGCAAGTATCTGGGTCTGCCGACCCACGGCTACCTGGTGGGCGGCGACAGCAAGATCGCGGACGCGCAGGCGGGCATGGAGAGCGGCATGGCCGCGGTGCTGGCTGCGCTGGCGGGAATCAACATGGTGTCCGGGGCCGGCATGCTGGACTTCCTGGCCTGCCACAGCGCGGAGAAGCTGGTGATGGACGCGGAGGCCATCGGGTCGGCGTTGCGGTTGGTGCAGGGAATCGAGGCCCACGGAGCCAGCCTGGCAGTGGAGATGTTCCGTGCCGCGGAACATCAGACGGATTTTCTGAAACTTCCCGAGACTCGTCGACTCTTCCGCAGCGAACAGTTCCTGCCTTCCCCGGTTACCGACCGCGAATCGCTGAGCGCGTGGGTGGAGTCCGGCGGCAAAGACATGCTGGCTCGTTCCCGAGAACGCGTGCGCGACCTGGTCGCGGACTACACGCGCCCTGCGATTCCGGGCGATGTAGAGAAGGACCTGCTCGCGATCGTACGCGAGCGTGCGGCGAGTGCCGGACTGCACACCTTGCCCGGCATCTAG
- a CDS encoding corrinoid protein, producing the protein MAEDFFDSLKQSVLDGAPERAVELARRALEHGMEPLEAINRGFVPGMDRIGEQFARREVFLPDLVAAGEAMKAAMKVLEPEMRRRGVERQLRGRVVLGTVHGDIHEIGKNLVGILLAANGFEVFDLGVNVTPEAFIRKALEVKADVVGASALLTTTMAGQKQLVEQVERAGLRPRVKVIVGGAPVTRQWAEGIGSDGYGKDAISSVALVKALLDSAST; encoded by the coding sequence ATGGCAGAAGACTTTTTCGACTCGCTGAAACAGAGTGTCCTCGACGGCGCGCCGGAGCGCGCGGTCGAACTGGCACGCCGGGCCCTGGAACACGGCATGGAACCGCTGGAAGCGATCAATCGCGGCTTTGTGCCGGGCATGGACCGCATCGGCGAACAGTTCGCGCGCCGGGAGGTTTTTCTTCCGGACCTGGTGGCGGCCGGGGAGGCGATGAAGGCCGCGATGAAAGTGTTGGAGCCGGAAATGCGGCGGCGGGGCGTGGAACGGCAACTGCGCGGACGGGTGGTGCTCGGGACGGTGCACGGGGACATTCACGAGATCGGCAAGAACTTGGTGGGCATCCTGCTGGCGGCTAACGGGTTCGAGGTCTTCGATCTGGGAGTGAATGTGACGCCGGAGGCCTTCATTCGCAAGGCGCTGGAAGTCAAGGCCGACGTCGTAGGCGCTTCGGCGCTGCTGACCACCACGATGGCCGGCCAGAAGCAGCTCGTCGAACAGGTCGAGCGAGCCGGGCTGCGCCCGCGTGTGAAGGTGATCGTGGGTGGAGCGCCCGTTACCCGGCAGTGGGCGGAGGGGATCGGTTCGGACGGGTACGGCAAGGATGCCATCAGTTCGGTTGCTCTGGTGAAGGCCCTGCTGGATTCGGCGTCCACCTAA
- a CDS encoding M20/M25/M40 family metallo-hydrolase, whose product MTELMPPKFLRTLPALALIAVLAWPAGAVSEKADADRYRGHVKVLAADRMEGRGAETKGLARAGRYIEREFQRLGLKPMGENGTYEQSFLVTTGARLRPQNSLVVTRNGARHQLKLREDYIPLSFSSVGSVSGPLAFVGYGASAEEFGYDDYTHFDVKDKVVVVLRREPPAFHEKSGRQGPTHHAHLITKAINARNRGAKAVILVNGNLGKGEQDLLLRFERLAGPEDVGIPIVQVKNAVADSWLEAAGASLSQLQREIDEKSEPRSRSLPDSLQVSLRVEIEKLRSRVHNVLAYLPGKSEEYVVLGAHYDHLGRGGANSLAPSQTGQIHHGADDNASGTAGLLELARVFSVERGKLERGILFAAFAGEELGLLGSAHWVKHPTLPLDKAVAMLNMDMIGRIRDGKVYVGGVGTGSNLRPLVEAALRRHRLTVDYSSSGYAASDHTSFITQRIPALFFFSGLHSDYHKPSDTWEKIDAPAAANLLDLVADITEQLAAAERPQFVKVEAETRGAGSPSASGGYGPYFGSIPDFGEVETGVRFADVRPGSPAAKAGLLPGDILIQFGETPVKNLYDFTYALRRSKVGDVVEVKVLRGGQTVSARVTLEQRR is encoded by the coding sequence ATGACTGAACTCATGCCTCCCAAGTTCCTGCGCACTCTGCCTGCCCTGGCTTTGATCGCCGTGCTGGCCTGGCCCGCCGGCGCGGTTAGCGAGAAGGCCGACGCCGACCGCTATCGTGGGCATGTGAAAGTCCTCGCCGCCGACCGTATGGAAGGCCGCGGCGCGGAGACCAAGGGACTGGCTCGCGCGGGCCGCTATATCGAGCGCGAGTTTCAGCGCCTCGGCCTCAAGCCGATGGGGGAGAACGGAACCTACGAGCAGTCCTTCCTGGTGACCACCGGGGCGCGGCTTCGTCCCCAGAACAGCCTGGTGGTGACGCGCAACGGCGCCCGGCACCAATTGAAATTGCGTGAGGATTACATCCCGCTCAGCTTCTCGTCCGTGGGCTCGGTCAGCGGTCCGCTGGCCTTCGTGGGCTACGGCGCTTCCGCCGAGGAGTTCGGCTACGACGACTACACCCACTTCGACGTCAAAGACAAGGTCGTCGTTGTGCTGCGCCGCGAGCCGCCTGCATTCCACGAAAAGAGCGGCCGCCAGGGTCCCACGCACCACGCACACCTCATCACCAAAGCCATCAATGCCCGCAACCGCGGAGCTAAGGCCGTCATCCTGGTCAACGGCAATCTCGGCAAGGGCGAACAGGACCTTCTGCTGCGCTTTGAGAGGCTGGCCGGCCCCGAGGATGTCGGCATCCCCATCGTCCAGGTGAAGAACGCTGTGGCCGACAGCTGGCTCGAAGCGGCCGGCGCTTCCCTTTCCCAGCTCCAGCGCGAGATCGACGAAAAGTCCGAGCCTCGCTCCCGCTCCCTGCCCGATTCGCTCCAAGTCTCGCTCCGCGTGGAGATCGAGAAATTGCGTTCACGCGTCCACAATGTCCTCGCCTACCTGCCGGGCAAGAGCGAGGAGTACGTGGTGCTGGGCGCGCATTACGATCATCTGGGCCGCGGTGGCGCCAACTCGCTTGCGCCTTCGCAGACCGGGCAGATCCACCACGGAGCTGACGACAACGCGTCCGGAACCGCCGGCTTGCTCGAGCTGGCCCGGGTCTTCTCTGTTGAGCGCGGAAAGCTCGAGCGCGGCATCCTGTTTGCCGCCTTCGCGGGCGAGGAACTCGGCCTGCTCGGTTCGGCGCACTGGGTCAAGCATCCCACCCTGCCGCTGGACAAGGCCGTTGCCATGCTCAACATGGATATGATCGGCCGCATCCGCGACGGCAAAGTCTACGTCGGCGGGGTAGGCACCGGTTCCAACCTGCGGCCGCTCGTGGAAGCCGCGCTCCGCCGGCACAGGCTCACCGTGGACTATTCCTCCAGCGGCTACGCCGCCAGCGACCACACTTCGTTCATCACGCAGCGCATTCCGGCGCTGTTCTTTTTCTCCGGTCTGCACTCGGACTATCACAAGCCCTCCGACACCTGGGAGAAAATCGACGCGCCCGCGGCTGCCAACCTCCTTGATCTGGTCGCCGACATTACGGAACAGCTCGCCGCCGCCGAGCGTCCCCAGTTCGTCAAAGTGGAAGCCGAGACGCGGGGCGCCGGTTCGCCTTCGGCGAGCGGAGGGTACGGTCCCTATTTCGGCTCCATCCCCGACTTCGGCGAAGTCGAGACCGGCGTGCGCTTCGCGGACGTGCGTCCCGGCTCCCCGGCTGCCAAAGCCGGACTCCTGCCGGGCGACATCCTCATCCAGTTCGGTGAGACCCCGGTCAAGAACCTCTACGATTTCACCTACGCCCTGCGCCGCAGCAAAGTGGGGGATGTAGTCGAGGTTAAGGTCTTGCGCGGCGGCCAGACCGTCTCCGCCCGCGTCACGCTGGAACAAAGACGATGA
- a CDS encoding DNA alkylation repair protein, whose product MKWLKAHGSKRNREGIARYAIPSQKAFGLPVSRLRQLAKRLGRNHDLAEARWATGRHEVRMLAAFVDEPARVTAAQMER is encoded by the coding sequence GTGAAATGGCTGAAGGCCCACGGGAGCAAGCGCAACCGCGAGGGGATAGCGCGGTACGCGATACCTTCGCAGAAGGCATTCGGCTTGCCGGTGAGCAGGCTGCGGCAACTGGCCAAGCGCCTAGGGCGGAATCACGATCTGGCCGAGGCCCGGTGGGCGACCGGCCGGCATGAGGTGCGCATGCTGGCAGCGTTCGTGGACGAACCGGCGCGCGTGACGGCGGCGCAGATGGAACGCTGA
- a CDS encoding TetR/AcrR family transcriptional regulator: MAKPKNKVAEVSPAKRNTNGAAKYQRILDAAIDVIAENGYFQSRVSDIAERAGVADGTIYLYFRNKEQILTAAIDAAFAAFLEKARREVEQARDPRERLRRVALLHLKAMGERRSLAVVFQTELRQSAKFLAQFSHQRLVEYFDLIRRVVREGQEAGLFRRDMSDKIAANCFFGALDEMVTSWVLSERDYSLAGAAEAVADVVLKGMETRTAE; the protein is encoded by the coding sequence GTGGCGAAGCCGAAAAACAAAGTCGCAGAAGTCAGCCCGGCGAAGCGCAACACCAACGGCGCGGCCAAATACCAGCGCATCCTGGACGCTGCCATCGACGTGATCGCCGAGAACGGATACTTCCAGTCGCGAGTCTCGGATATCGCCGAGCGCGCGGGCGTCGCCGACGGTACCATCTATCTCTACTTCCGCAACAAGGAGCAGATCCTGACGGCAGCAATCGACGCCGCCTTCGCCGCTTTCCTGGAAAAGGCGCGGCGCGAAGTGGAGCAGGCCCGGGATCCGCGCGAGCGGCTGCGGCGCGTGGCGCTGCTGCACCTGAAAGCTATGGGCGAGCGTCGCAGTCTGGCGGTGGTGTTCCAGACCGAGCTGCGGCAGAGCGCCAAGTTCCTGGCGCAGTTCTCGCACCAGCGCCTGGTGGAGTATTTCGACCTGATCCGGCGCGTGGTGCGCGAAGGACAGGAGGCGGGCCTGTTCCGGCGGGATATGTCCGACAAGATCGCCGCCAACTGCTTCTTCGGGGCGTTGGACGAGATGGTGACCTCGTGGGTGCTGAGCGAGCGCGATTATTCGCTGGCCGGCGCGGCCGAGGCCGTGGCCGACGTGGTGCTGAAGGGCATGGAAACGCGGACGGCAGAATGA
- a CDS encoding AMP-dependent synthetase/ligase — MKPQTIIDVFYAAVERNAARVMTYKQTIRWIDIASHELYRDAVGTARTLEGWGIGKGDRVAILSENRPEWAVADFATLLLGAVDVPIYPTLPADQVAYILNDSGARVAFVSTIEQLKKVNSIKSQTPLEKVVCMDYVGSTEGLPMHRMMHNQPPGRDAEFDARARQVQPEDLATIVYTSGTTGRPKGVMLTHGNLASNVSCSLEHLGLVPGHLCISFLPLSHITARHLDYVCFAYGVTLAYCPNMDRVFDVAAEVHPTLFVAVPRIYEKVQAKVQRMAGRGLKRSIYEWALATGRKHREETLAGKQPTGLAWKVADALLYSKIRKAFGGQVLAYISGGAPLGRDLAEWFACVGIRIFEGYGLTETSPVIALNHPHAHKIGTVGRPLRNVEVRIAEDGEILVRGPSVFKSYWNLPEETVQAFTADGWFKTGDIGTLDAEGFLAITDRKKDLIKTSGGKFVAPQPIEKLLKANPLVAEAVVIGDKRKFAMVLVAPHFEMLESWARANDVPFASRQELVAHPKVQALYEGIVAEVNRNLAQFEALKRVLVVADEFSVADGTMTPSMKLRRRVVEERYRKQIEEIYAQPAPLTQTATV; from the coding sequence ATGAAACCGCAGACCATCATCGACGTCTTCTACGCCGCGGTGGAGCGCAACGCGGCGCGGGTGATGACCTACAAGCAGACTATCCGCTGGATCGACATCGCTTCGCACGAACTGTATCGCGACGCGGTGGGCACGGCGCGGACGCTGGAGGGCTGGGGCATCGGCAAAGGCGACCGCGTCGCCATCCTGAGCGAGAACCGGCCGGAGTGGGCGGTGGCGGATTTCGCCACGCTGCTGCTGGGCGCGGTGGACGTGCCGATTTATCCCACGCTGCCGGCCGACCAGGTGGCCTACATCCTGAACGATTCCGGCGCGCGGGTGGCCTTCGTTTCCACCATCGAACAGCTCAAGAAGGTCAATTCCATCAAGAGCCAGACGCCTCTGGAAAAAGTGGTGTGCATGGACTACGTGGGCTCGACCGAGGGCCTGCCCATGCACCGCATGATGCACAACCAGCCTCCCGGCCGGGACGCAGAATTCGACGCGCGCGCACGCCAGGTGCAGCCGGAAGACCTGGCGACCATCGTCTATACGTCCGGGACCACGGGGAGGCCCAAGGGCGTGATGCTGACGCACGGGAACCTGGCGTCGAACGTGAGTTGCTCGCTTGAGCATCTCGGCCTGGTGCCGGGCCATCTGTGCATCTCGTTCCTGCCGCTCTCGCACATCACGGCCCGCCATCTGGATTACGTCTGTTTCGCCTACGGCGTCACCCTGGCCTACTGCCCGAACATGGACCGGGTCTTCGACGTGGCGGCGGAAGTGCATCCCACTTTGTTCGTCGCGGTGCCGCGTATCTATGAAAAAGTGCAGGCGAAGGTGCAGCGCATGGCAGGCCGCGGGCTGAAGCGGTCCATTTACGAGTGGGCCCTCGCCACGGGACGCAAGCATCGTGAAGAGACGCTGGCCGGCAAACAGCCCACGGGACTGGCGTGGAAGGTGGCCGATGCGCTGCTCTACTCGAAGATCCGCAAGGCGTTCGGCGGGCAGGTGCTGGCCTACATCTCCGGGGGCGCGCCGCTCGGACGCGACCTGGCGGAGTGGTTTGCCTGCGTGGGCATCCGCATCTTCGAAGGCTACGGGCTCACGGAGACGTCGCCGGTGATCGCGTTGAATCATCCCCACGCGCATAAGATCGGCACCGTGGGCCGGCCGCTGCGCAACGTCGAGGTCCGCATCGCCGAGGACGGCGAGATCCTGGTGCGCGGACCCTCGGTCTTCAAAAGCTACTGGAACCTTCCGGAAGAGACGGTGCAAGCGTTCACCGCCGACGGCTGGTTCAAGACCGGCGATATCGGCACGCTCGACGCCGAGGGCTTCCTTGCCATCACCGACCGTAAGAAGGACCTGATCAAGACCTCGGGCGGGAAGTTCGTGGCGCCACAGCCCATCGAGAAGTTGCTGAAGGCCAATCCGCTGGTGGCGGAAGCGGTGGTCATCGGCGACAAGCGCAAGTTCGCCATGGTGCTGGTGGCGCCGCACTTCGAGATGCTGGAGAGCTGGGCCCGCGCCAACGACGTCCCCTTTGCTTCGCGGCAGGAACTGGTCGCGCATCCCAAGGTGCAGGCGCTCTATGAAGGCATTGTGGCCGAGGTCAATCGGAACTTGGCGCAGTTCGAAGCTCTGAAGCGCGTGCTGGTGGTGGCGGACGAATTCAGCGTCGCCGACGGCACCATGACGCCCTCCATGAAGCTGCGCCGGCGGGTCGTGGAAGAACGGTACCGGAAACAGATCGAGGAAATCTACGCGCAGCCGGCGCCGTTGACGCAGACTGCTACGGTCTAG
- a CDS encoding thiazole synthase, whose product MDSFRIAGREFRSRLIVGTGKYKSGQETARAIEASGAEMVTVAVRRVNLDRSKESLLDFIDPQKYFLLPNTAGCYTAEDALRTARLSREVGLSDWVKIEVIGDERTLYPDVQATIEATRVLVKEGFTVLPYTSDDVVVARRLVDAGASAVMPLGAPIGSGLGIQNAANLRILREMITDVPLIVDAGVGTASDATIAMELGYDGVLMNSGIAHAEDPVRMAEAMKHAVLAGRAAYLAGRMPKKLYATASSPLEGVVR is encoded by the coding sequence ATGGACTCCTTCCGCATCGCTGGCCGCGAGTTCCGCTCGCGGCTCATTGTGGGCACGGGGAAGTACAAGTCGGGGCAGGAGACGGCGCGGGCCATCGAAGCCTCGGGCGCCGAGATGGTCACGGTGGCTGTGCGCCGCGTTAACCTCGACCGTTCCAAGGAATCGCTGCTCGACTTCATTGATCCGCAAAAGTATTTCCTGCTGCCCAACACGGCCGGCTGCTACACGGCTGAGGACGCGCTGCGCACGGCCCGGCTCTCGCGCGAAGTCGGACTCTCGGACTGGGTAAAGATCGAGGTCATCGGCGATGAGCGCACGCTCTACCCCGACGTGCAGGCCACCATCGAAGCCACGCGCGTGCTGGTGAAGGAAGGCTTCACGGTTCTGCCCTATACGTCGGATGACGTGGTGGTTGCCAGGCGTCTGGTCGACGCGGGCGCGAGCGCCGTGATGCCTCTGGGTGCGCCCATCGGCAGCGGCCTGGGCATTCAGAACGCCGCCAACCTGCGCATCCTGCGCGAGATGATTACCGATGTGCCGCTCATCGTGGACGCGGGCGTGGGCACGGCTTCCGACGCCACCATCGCCATGGAGCTGGGTTACGACGGCGTGCTGATGAACTCCGGCATCGCCCACGCCGAAGATCCGGTGCGGATGGCAGAAGCCATGAAGCACGCCGTCCTTGCCGGCCGCGCCGCCTATCTGGCCGGCCGCATGCCGAAGAAGCTTTACGCCACCGCCAGTTCGCCCCTGGAGGGAGTGGTGCGATAG
- a CDS encoding GIY-YIG nuclease family protein, giving the protein MKWYYVYIMSNKAHRLYIGITSKLRKRVFEHKNKLLPGFTSQYNLPWLVYYERYRNARSAIGREKQLKGWTRACKVALIEAENPHWLDLAAEWFENPNHAPWETE; this is encoded by the coding sequence ATGAAGTGGTACTACGTATACATCATGTCAAACAAGGCGCATCGCCTGTACATCGGTATCACCAGCAAGCTCCGCAAGCGCGTGTTCGAACACAAGAATAAGCTCCTCCCAGGGTTTACCTCTCAGTACAACCTCCCATGGCTCGTGTACTACGAGCGCTATCGGAATGCCCGCAGTGCCATCGGCCGTGAGAAGCAATTGAAAGGCTGGACGCGGGCATGCAAGGTCGCTCTGATCGAAGCGGAGAACCCGCACTGGCTCGACCTCGCGGCCGAGTGGTTCGAGAATCCCAACCACGCCCCTTGGGAGACGGAGTAG
- a CDS encoding septum formation initiator family protein, with amino-acid sequence MHKQATPSRNLRTLRRQSLISGKKPATLFRARIHDLTDRLFSARRKLATAGIALLAALMAAHVVFGANGMVVYYGKRSEYRRLEKEVQQLQAENERITQQIKALKTDPATIEREAREQLRYARPGEVVYVLPAEEPPPAVPATAQKR; translated from the coding sequence ATGCACAAGCAAGCCACGCCATCCCGCAACCTGCGCACTCTACGGCGCCAGTCTCTGATTTCGGGGAAAAAGCCCGCGACTCTTTTCCGGGCGCGGATTCACGACCTCACCGACCGGCTCTTTTCCGCGCGCCGCAAGCTGGCCACCGCCGGCATCGCCCTGTTGGCCGCCCTGATGGCGGCGCACGTGGTCTTCGGCGCCAACGGCATGGTGGTCTACTACGGCAAGCGCTCCGAATACCGGCGGCTGGAGAAAGAGGTGCAGCAGCTCCAGGCGGAGAACGAACGCATCACCCAGCAAATCAAGGCGCTCAAGACCGATCCGGCGACCATTGAGCGCGAAGCCCGCGAGCAACTCCGCTACGCCCGCCCAGGCGAAGTGGTCTACGTCCTGCCCGCCGAGGAACCTCCTCCAGCCGTCCCCGCCACCGCCCAGAAGCGCTAG